A genomic window from Melopsittacus undulatus isolate bMelUnd1 chromosome 7, bMelUnd1.mat.Z, whole genome shotgun sequence includes:
- the HAUS3 gene encoding HAUS augmin-like complex subunit 3 has product MSCGNDFVAMLKKIGYPKADELKGGDFDWLFESSESRSFLEWFCGNVNEQCVVSEQELQEFDNLRESGKPILEENALDEVLKTLKPVDSTSSSQEEEELKTLEDELQTLQKLKKLQIHRHNKLQMMVSAKRHELQMLKSRENEAHKELKEGLKVFTAATNELNNELLSFTDATKKWASFFTASDSEQGSDPQPVFFSHLSLDKYLAQEEENSAALSSYINKSFDQSVSKWVENSHEGSFQFADVREQDTCEETDEISEETEEVARLQTAYICAQHQLIQMQAEKESLNSAIKCAESMLQSLKSKDIGKQENLTAKIPSLNDEISTIKEDITRINNEVLMPLLKEKALLLSMPVEKCYLEHQIAQQDYCASIQNEIFRHLIRQKASFELIQLACEMEFRKNKEITCQLENLVESLKQHTDELQQSLQEITEQIKRAQSRNTISSRDGFSFRLYQLLEGENKNQELLKTYKGLEQMAQKLKQDCAAAQERLEASSKEQFHLLSKLESDVYTLYDELYPGGGQIQLSNQELVEQLHQLETNLNKLSQLLIDLMADVKSKRNFLESNNLRQMERNLYVHFYTDEDGLKEMVEKLEQQAEMKAHALEDEHFATS; this is encoded by the exons ATGAGCTGTGGAAATGATTTTGTGGCAATGCTCAAGAAAATTGGATATCCAAAAGCTGATGAGCTTAAAGGAGGTGATTTTGACTGGTTGTTTGAATCTTCAGAAAGTAGATCATTCCTGGAGTGGTTTTGTGGCAACGTAAATGAGCAGTGTGTGGTATCTGAACAAGAACTGCAAGAGTTTGATAATCTTCGTGAGTCTGGTAAGCccattttggaagaaaatgcacTGGATGAAGTTCTTAAAACTCTGAAGCCTGTGGATTCAACGAGCAGTagccaagaggaggaggaacTGAAGACATTAGAGGATGAGCTTCAAACTcttcagaagttaaaaaaacTTCAAATTCATCGGCATAATAAGCTTCAAATGATGGTTTCTGCAAAGAGACATGAGTTACAGATGttaaaaagcagagagaatgaagcacataaagaattaaaagaaggaTTGAAAGTGTTTACTGCAGCAACTAATGAACTTAACAATGAACTGCTGTCTTTTACAGATGCAACTAAGAAATGGGCCTCTTTCTTTACTGCTTCAGATTCAGAACAAGGGTCAGATCCACAaccagtgtttttttcccaccttTCTTTGGACAAGTATTTGgctcaggaagaagaaaactctGCAGCTCTTAGCTCATACATAAACAAAAGTTTTGATCAAAGTGTGTCTAAATGGGTTGAAAATTCACATGAAGGCAGCTTTCAGTTTGCAGATGTCAGGGAACAAGACACTTGTGAGGAGACTGATGAAATCTCTGAGGAGACTGAAGAGGTGGCCAGGCTCCAGACAGCATATATTTGTGCTCAACATCAGCTAATTCAGATGCAAGCTGAAAAGGAGAGCCTGAATTCAGCTATAAAATGTGCGGAGAGCATGTTGCAGTCCTTAAAAAGCAAG GATATTGGGAAACAAGAGAACCTCACTGCCAAAATACCTAGTTTAAATGATGAAATTTCAACAATTAAAGAAGATATAACTCGGATAAACAATGAAGTACTGATGCCCCTTCTGAAGGAAAAGGCATTACTTCTGAGCATGCCTGTGGAGAAATGCTACTTGGAGCATCAGATTGCTCAGCAAGATTATTGTGCTtcaatacaaaatgaaatattcaggCATTTGATACGACAGAAAGCATCATTTGAACTTATTCAGCTAGCCTGTGAAATGGAGTTTAGGAAAAATAAGGAGATCACCTGTCAACTCGAGAATTTGGTAGAATCTCTAAAACAGCACACTGATGAGCTGCAACAGAGCCTACAGGAGATAactgagcaaattaaacgtgcACAGTCAAGAAATACTATTAGTTCAAGGGATGGTTTCTCTTTCAG GCTATATCAGCttctggaaggagaaaataaaaaccaagaattattaaaaacatacaaaggCCTAGAGCAGATGGCTCAGAAGTTAAAGCAGgactgtgctgcagcacaagaGCGACTAGAAGCGTCTTCTAAAGAGCAGTTTCACCTTTTATCCAAGCTAGAAAGTGATGTATATACCCTTTATGATGAGCTGTATCCTGGAGGAGGTCAAATACAACTCAGTAATCAG GAACTTGTTGAGCAATTGCACCAACTGGAAaccaatttaaataaattaagtCAACTCCTTATTGATCTGATGGCGGATGTGAAGTCAAAGAGAAACTTTTTAGAGTCCAATAATCTGCGTCAGATGGAAAGAAACTTGTATGTGCATTTTTATACAGATGAAGATGGCTTGAAAGAGATGGTGgagaagctggagcagcaggcTGAGATGAAAGCCCATGCTCTGGAGGATGAGCATTTTGCCACCAGTTGA